The Polyodon spathula isolate WHYD16114869_AA chromosome 23, ASM1765450v1, whole genome shotgun sequence genome has a window encoding:
- the LOC121297904 gene encoding zinc finger protein 883-like — protein sequence MEPVHIKEEESVLEPVHIKEELPVLEPVHDKPAVPELEPILNIGKECIYTNTEEGTDPGSIQQELGIVGKKYACNACGKSFARSGRLKEHQRIHTREKPYHCNECGRSFSRSGHLKVHKRIHTGERPYQCGECEKSFRQIGGLIGHQRMHTRQKPHHCNENRKRFSPSSHQQINTGEKPYNYTVCGKSFSQSSQFKVHQKIHRGEKPYHCTESGKCFRQSKHLKYHQQTHTDEKPYHCCECGKSFRDSGCLKKHQQIHKGIQPRHCSECEKTFYDLASLKAHQQTHTRERSYRCTVCEKSFYNLGTLKSHQQTHTREKKYLCTECGKGFIRLSHFKDHQQIHTGVKPHLCAVCGKSFSQLSKLKNHSRIHTGEKPYHCNDCGKSFSQLRNLQTHQRIHTGVRPYNCTICGRSFIDSSSLKRHQKTHTGEKPHHCMECGKSFTRAEVLKKHHQIHTGKRPYLVNERRVSVDQPTLNITSELKQIRSHTTILNVRRDALV from the coding sequence ATGGaacctgtccacattaaagaggaagagtcAGTCCTGGaacctgtccacattaaagaggagctCCCTGTCTTAGAACCTGTCCACGATAAACCTGCAGTACCAGAGCTTGAACCTATATTAAACATAGGAAAAGAGTGCATATATACTAATACTGAAGAAGGGACTGACCCAGGTTCAATTCAGCAGGAACTTGGTATAGTGGGAAAAAAGTATGCCTGTAATGCATGTGGAAAGAGTTTTGCTCGCTCAGGACGTCTTAAAGAgcaccagagaattcacacaaGAGAGAAACCATACCACTGTAACGAATGTGGGAGGAGTTTCAGTCGCTCTGGACACCTTAAAGTACAcaagcgaattcacacaggagaaagACCTTATCAATGTGGTGAATGTGAGAAGAGTTTTAGACAGATAGGTGGCCTTATAGGGCACCAAAGAATGCACACCAGACAGAAACCTCATCACTGTAATGAAAATAGGAAGCGTTTCAGTCCATCATCCCACCAGCAAATTAACACAGGTGAGAAACCATATAATTATACAgtttgtgggaagagtttcagtcagtcatcCCAATTTAAAGTACACCAGAAAATTCAcagaggagagaaaccttatcactgtacTGAAAGTGGAAAGTGTTTCAGACAATCAAAACACCTTAAATATCACCAGCAAACTCACACAGATGAGAAACCATATCATTGTTgtgaatgtgggaagagttttagGGACTCTGGCTGTCTTAAaaaacaccagcaaattcacaaaGGAATTCAACCACGTCACTGTTCTGAATGTGAGAAGACATTTTATGACTTGGCATCCCTTAAAGCACACCAGCAAACTCACACAAGAGAAAGATCATACCGCTGTACTGTATGCGAGAAGAGTTTCTATAACTTAGGAACCCTTAAAAGTCACCAGCAAACtcacacaagagaaaaaaaatatctctGTACTGAATGTGGTAAAGGTTTTATTCGCTTATCACACTTTAAAGATCACCAACAGATTCACACAGGAGTCAAACCGCATCTTTGTGCCgtatgtggaaagagtttcagtcagttatCAAAACTTAAAAATCATTCTAGAATTCACACAGGGGAGAAGCCATATCATTGTaatgactgtgggaagagtttcagtcagctCAGAAACCTtcaaacacaccagcgaattcacacaggagttaGACCTTATAACTGTACTATATGTGGTAGGAGTTTTATTGACTCAAGTTCCCTTAAAAGAcaccagaaaacacacacaggagagaaacctcatcactgtatggaatgtggaaagagtttcacTCGCGCAGAGGTCCTTAAAAAACACCATCAAATTCACACAGGAAAGAGACCATATCTAGTAAATGAGAGAAGAGTTTCTGTCGACCAGCCCACCTTAAATATCACCAGCGAACTCAAACAGATTAGAAGCCATACAACTATACTGAATGTGAGAAGAGATGCACTAGTTTAG
- the LOC121297912 gene encoding oocyte zinc finger protein XlCOF26-like — MEPVHVKEEVCEVELVRIKEEAPDHVEEEVFEVELVRIKEEESGEEEHSQETTGLQGSVSDHSKYTSNCLICSDCGKSFSRLGSFKRHQQVHVGVKQHLCTKCGKGFSRLGNLKSHEQVHTGVKPYACTDCSKSYSELRYLKRHQLSHKGVKPHTCYECGKRFSQLGVLRKHQRIHTGEKPYKCTECGKSFNQFGTLKSHQRIHTGEKPYHCSECGKSFNELGTLKNHQRIHTGEKPYQCTECEKSFIQLGHLRTHQRLHTGEKPYHCNECGKSFNALGHFKTHQWTHTEEKPFHCTQCDKGFYHLGSLKIHLRTHTGEKPYHCTECDASFGRTYLLRKHEQIHAEEKTRPQNVN; from the coding sequence ATGGAGCCTGTCCATGTTAAAGAGGAAGTATGTGAAGTGGAGCTTGTCAGAATTAAAGAGGAGGCGCCTGACCATGTTGAAGAGGAGGTCTTCGAAGTGGAGCTTGTCAGAATTAAAGAGGAGGAGTCTGGTGAAGAGGAACATTCACAAGAGACAACAGGGCTTCAGGGTTCTGTGTCAGACCATTCCAAATACACAAGCAACTGTCTTATATGTAgtgattgtgggaagagtttcagtcgctTGGGAAGCTTTAAAAGACACCAGCAAGTTCACGTAGGAGTGAAACAACATCTCTGTACTAAATGTGGGAAGGGTTTCAGTCGCTTAGGAAACCTGAAGTCACATGAACAAGTTCACACAGGAGTGAAACCGTATGCTTGTACCGACTGTAGTAAGAGTTACAGTGAATTAAGataccttaaaagacaccagctaTCTCACAAaggtgtgaaaccacatacctgttATGAATGTGGAAAGAGATTTAGTCAGTTAGGAGTCCTTCGAAAACACCAGAGAATTCATACAGGAGAAAAACCTTATAAATGCActgaatgtggaaagagtttTAATCAGTTTGGAACCCTTAAAAGCcatcagcgaattcacacaggggagaaaccatatcactgttctgaatgtggCAAGAGTTTTAATGAGTTAGGAACCCTCAAAAATCACCAGCGTATTCACACAGGCGAGAAGCCATATCAGTGTACTGAATGCGAGAAGAGCTTCATTCAGTTAGGACACCTTCGAACACACCAGCGacttcacacaggagagaaaccctaTCACTGTAACGAGTGCGGGAAGAGTTTTAATGCGTTAGGGCACTTCAAAACTCACCAGTGGACTCACACAGAAGAGAAACCATTTCACTGTACTCAGTGTGATAAAGGCTTTTACCATTTAGGAAGCCTTAAAATACACctgcgaactcacacaggagagaagccatatcattGTACGGAATGTGATGCAAGTTTTGGTCGGACGTATCTTCTTAGAAAGCATGAGCAAATTCATGCAGAAGAGAAAACTCGTCCGCAGAATGTTAACTGA